In Nostoc sp. UHCC 0926, a single genomic region encodes these proteins:
- a CDS encoding D-alanine--D-alanine ligase family protein, producing the protein MTKLRVGLLFGGRSGEHEVSIKSARAIANALSAEQNASKYEILPFYIQKDGRWLAGETPQKVLATGSPLLESEESTSEGHLTSNPQAQTLNKWQSPSQVAQVDVWFPILHGPNGEDGTIQGLLTLMQVPFVGSGVLGSAMGMDKIAMKMAFEQAGLAQVKYKAITRAQVWSNPCVFPKLCDEIEAALGYPAFVKPANLGSSVGIAKVRSRQELEAALDNAASYDRRLVVEAGVVAREVECAVLGNDQPQASVIGEITYDSDFYDYETKYTEGLADLLIPAPIPDAIARQIQDMALQAFAAVDAAGLARVDFFYVEATKEVLINEINTLPGFTATSMYPQLWAHSGVSFPELVDRLIQLAIARHSPS; encoded by the coding sequence ATGACTAAGCTGCGCGTGGGGTTACTGTTTGGCGGTCGTTCGGGAGAACATGAAGTTTCGATCAAATCAGCACGGGCGATCGCTAATGCCTTGAGTGCAGAGCAAAATGCTAGTAAGTACGAAATACTGCCTTTTTACATCCAAAAAGATGGACGTTGGCTAGCAGGAGAAACACCCCAAAAGGTTTTAGCAACCGGCAGTCCGCTACTGGAATCGGAAGAATCAACTTCTGAAGGACATCTGACATCTAACCCTCAAGCCCAAACCCTCAACAAGTGGCAATCTCCCTCTCAAGTTGCCCAAGTAGATGTTTGGTTTCCTATTCTCCACGGGCCCAACGGTGAAGACGGGACAATTCAAGGGTTACTCACCTTGATGCAAGTCCCCTTTGTTGGTTCTGGGGTGTTAGGTTCGGCAATGGGGATGGATAAAATTGCCATGAAAATGGCCTTTGAGCAAGCGGGACTAGCACAGGTAAAATACAAGGCGATAACTAGAGCGCAGGTTTGGTCTAATCCTTGCGTATTTCCGAAATTGTGTGATGAAATTGAGGCAGCATTAGGTTATCCCGCTTTTGTCAAGCCTGCTAATTTAGGTTCATCAGTGGGTATTGCCAAAGTGCGATCGCGCCAAGAATTAGAAGCCGCCTTAGATAATGCTGCTAGTTATGACCGAAGGCTGGTTGTGGAAGCTGGTGTCGTCGCTAGGGAAGTAGAGTGTGCCGTTTTAGGTAATGATCAACCCCAGGCCTCTGTCATTGGAGAGATTACATATGACAGCGATTTTTATGACTATGAAACTAAATATACTGAAGGATTGGCAGATTTACTGATACCTGCACCGATTCCAGATGCGATCGCCCGTCAAATTCAGGACATGGCTTTGCAAGCCTTTGCAGCTGTTGATGCTGCGGGGTTGGCAAGGGTAGATTTTTTCTACGTGGAAGCGACAAAAGAAGTTTTGATTAACGAAATCAACACCTTGCCAGGCTTTACTGCGACAAGTATGTATCCCCAACTCTGGGCCCATAGTGGAGTCTCCTTTCCAGAATTAGTTGATCGGTTAATTCAACTTGCGATCGCTAGGCATTCTCCTAGCTGA
- a CDS encoding pentapeptide repeat-containing protein, whose product MTIEELLEQYAAGVLNFCGVDLAEANLSGAKLSGVNLSDANLSIVNLSGANLSEANLSNAKLNVARLSGANLSSAILNNASFNVANLIRADLGRAQLRGASLIRAELIRADLSRADLLEADLTSADLREATLRQANLRHANLSESVLRGASLTGANLEMANLNATDLSRSDISGANLRDAELRQANLSHANLSGADLSGANLRWADLSGANLRWADLSGAKLSGATLIGADLSNANLTNTILIHANLTQAKLIKAEWIGADLTGATLTGAKLYATSRFGLKTEGMICEWVDLSPRGDRSIIQNFHSEDSRDFFNETPPTIRIIVDAALEYEANFALAGAYYQIAQEYRGLKQPPSVESGRRRTVFTFHVDSDEALFATAYIVILPFLDAASTQKNILSMVEIINSEVVANQDLKSLKSPLLVKQLNLLLEQAMSQATTIKQMKKNIEVAAKLNFCKASTQIILTNSSAHTLIVHDHPNFGKRFINRSTLNASAYDDISNESIKYDILPSLNMVIDFVQGFHYISH is encoded by the coding sequence ATGACTATAGAGGAATTACTGGAACAATACGCAGCAGGAGTCTTAAACTTTTGTGGTGTTGACCTCGCAGAAGCTAACCTGAGTGGGGCCAAACTCAGTGGTGTGAATCTTAGCGATGCTAATTTGAGTATAGTCAACCTGAGTGGCGCGAATCTGAGTGAAGCTAACTTGAGCAATGCCAAGCTGAATGTAGCTAGACTGAGTGGGGCGAACCTATCTAGCGCCATCTTGAACAACGCTAGTTTCAACGTCGCTAATTTGATTCGAGCGGATCTGGGTCGCGCTCAACTTAGAGGAGCTTCGTTGATCCGCGCCGAGTTAATTCGTGCTGATCTCAGTCGCGCTGACCTGTTGGAGGCTGATCTGACCAGTGCCGATCTGCGAGAGGCCACACTCCGCCAAGCGAATCTCCGTCACGCTAATTTGAGTGAGTCCGTCTTGAGAGGCGCTTCCTTAACCGGAGCCAACTTGGAAATGGCTAACTTAAACGCCACTGACCTGAGTCGTTCTGACATTAGCGGTGCAAATTTGCGAGATGCCGAACTCAGACAAGCGAATCTCAGCCATGCTAACCTGAGCGGGGCAGATTTGAGCGGGGCGAATCTCCGGTGGGCAGATTTGAGCGGTGCAAATCTCCGGTGGGCAGATTTGAGTGGCGCAAAATTGAGCGGGGCTACTTTAATTGGCGCAGATTTAAGCAATGCCAATTTAACGAATACAATTTTAATCCACGCCAATTTAACTCAGGCAAAATTAATTAAGGCGGAATGGATCGGTGCTGACTTAACAGGAGCAACTTTAACTGGGGCCAAGCTTTATGCCACCTCCAGGTTTGGTTTAAAAACCGAAGGCATGATTTGTGAATGGGTTGATCTTAGCCCCAGAGGCGATCGCTCCATTATCCAAAACTTCCATTCCGAAGACTCACGAGATTTTTTTAACGAAACACCGCCAACAATCCGGATTATTGTTGATGCAGCCCTAGAATACGAAGCCAATTTTGCTCTTGCTGGCGCTTACTACCAAATTGCTCAGGAATACCGGGGGCTGAAACAACCCCCAAGCGTGGAAAGTGGGCGTCGCCGAACTGTTTTCACATTTCATGTAGATAGCGACGAAGCATTATTTGCCACTGCTTACATTGTGATTCTTCCCTTTCTAGATGCGGCATCTACCCAAAAAAATATTTTGAGTATGGTGGAAATAATTAACAGTGAAGTTGTTGCCAACCAAGATTTAAAATCGCTAAAATCTCCCCTTTTAGTAAAACAATTAAATCTTCTTCTAGAGCAAGCTATGAGTCAGGCTACAACAATTAAACAGATGAAAAAAAATATCGAAGTAGCTGCAAAGTTAAATTTTTGTAAAGCCTCAACCCAAATAATTTTAACGAATTCTAGCGCCCACACTTTGATTGTCCATGACCATCCCAACTTTGGGAAAAGATTTATTAATCGCTCTACTCTCAATGCTTCGGCTTATGATGATATATCTAATGAATCAATAAAATATGATATATTGCCTTCGTTAAATATGGTTATAGATTTTGTCCAAGGATTTCACTATATTAGTCATTAA
- a CDS encoding alpha/beta fold hydrolase gives MSITEHKINVDSLEWFYRESLPIGRTDLAPVLLLHGLVSQSYSWRNIIPALANQGTRAIAPDWIGYGNSLKPEKRDFAYTPDAFITALEGFIKALEIEHFSLVVQGFLGSVGLQYALRHPEQIANLAILNTPISTAAKLPWKIKQMGLPLVGEVMTQDPLLVDRTLEGGSRYRIGDKDLDIYRKPFLKASASGRSLLSSIRNLQLDSAMTEIESGFKEWQQPILVQWGMIDPWLSVDIAQNFTDSAPNAELIKLNNVGHYPQEHYHEAILEDLLPFVRRKDTH, from the coding sequence GTGTCAATAACAGAACATAAAATCAATGTAGATTCACTGGAATGGTTTTATCGCGAATCTTTACCAATCGGTAGAACTGACTTAGCGCCTGTGTTGTTGCTACACGGCTTAGTTTCACAAAGTTATAGTTGGCGTAATATTATACCTGCTTTAGCGAATCAGGGTACAAGAGCGATCGCTCCAGATTGGATTGGTTATGGCAATTCTTTAAAACCAGAAAAACGAGATTTTGCTTACACTCCCGATGCTTTTATTACAGCTTTAGAAGGATTTATCAAAGCCCTAGAAATTGAACATTTTTCTTTAGTTGTACAAGGCTTTTTAGGTTCTGTAGGACTACAATATGCCTTGCGTCACCCAGAACAAATTGCTAATTTAGCTATCTTAAATACACCAATTTCAACTGCTGCTAAATTACCCTGGAAAATTAAACAAATGGGTTTACCTTTGGTAGGTGAAGTCATGACCCAAGACCCCCTATTAGTTGACCGGACGCTAGAAGGTGGTAGCCGTTATCGCATCGGAGATAAGGATTTAGATATTTATCGCAAACCATTTTTGAAAGCTTCTGCATCTGGTCGAAGTCTCTTATCAAGTATTCGCAATTTACAACTTGATTCAGCAATGACAGAAATCGAATCTGGCTTTAAAGAATGGCAACAGCCAATTCTGGTTCAATGGGGGATGATTGACCCTTGGTTATCTGTAGACATTGCCCAAAATTTTACAGATTCTGCACCAAATGCCGAATTAATAAAACTTAATAACGTTGGACATTATCCTCAAGAACACTACCACGAGGCGATTTTGGAAGACCTTTTACCCTTTGTGCGTCGCAAAGATACACATTGA
- the psbQ gene encoding photosystem II protein PsbQ: protein MARQRSIFSFVLVLLATFLISCGGPGVAVAPPTYTATQLERIQAYVPEIQAVRDRSQELKTLIQRGDWINVRNFIHGPVTEARLNLTYVTPNLLPKDQSTARQITRDLFNDLVKLDRATSAGNPQIALSNSQAAFADIDKFLDLLPRAEES, encoded by the coding sequence ATGGCGCGTCAACGCTCGATTTTTTCATTTGTTCTAGTATTATTGGCCACATTTCTCATTAGTTGTGGCGGTCCTGGTGTCGCGGTGGCACCTCCAACTTACACAGCAACGCAACTTGAAAGAATTCAGGCATACGTTCCTGAAATTCAGGCTGTACGCGATCGCTCACAAGAGTTGAAAACCCTGATCCAAAGAGGTGATTGGATCAACGTGCGTAACTTTATACATGGCCCGGTAACAGAAGCAAGGCTGAACCTGACTTATGTCACTCCCAACCTTCTACCCAAAGACCAATCCACAGCACGTCAAATAACGCGAGATTTGTTTAACGACCTGGTTAAACTTGATAGAGCTACTAGTGCTGGCAATCCTCAAATTGCCTTGAGTAACTCCCAAGCTGCTTTCGCAGACATTGACAAATTCCTCGATCTGCTTCCTAGAGCAGAAGAGAGTTAG
- a CDS encoding NAD(P)/FAD-dependent oxidoreductase, whose protein sequence is MNVVIIGCGVVGAAIAYELSQVKGLKITVCDRQPPAQASTGAALGVLMGAISQKIKGKAWQMRQTSIQRYETLIPELEALTGRKIPFNRQGILMLLSDLPLNTGVGGISAWEKLVEIRHSQGWHLEIWDIAKIQNMCPQVDVYDGLRLHEKITSAVYSPQDRQLDPTALTLALVEAAQQNGVTFKFGVTVLDAQTSPPESSPQFCVQLETTEGKIAADWFVVAAGLGSTPLTAKLNQIIDIRPVLGQALQLRVGHPLGNPDFQPAITGNDVHIIPVGGGDYWVGATVEFPSNENEIPPNQELLESAREQAIAFCPELATATIIRTWSGLRPRPEGRPAPVIGKLSGFSNVLLATGHYRNGVLLAPATAYAIREMIIPQGVGNGDEGAGG, encoded by the coding sequence ATGAATGTAGTTATTATCGGTTGTGGTGTAGTTGGGGCTGCGATCGCCTATGAACTGAGTCAAGTAAAAGGGCTAAAAATCACGGTTTGCGATCGACAACCACCAGCACAAGCTTCCACGGGCGCTGCACTTGGCGTTTTGATGGGCGCAATCAGCCAAAAAATTAAGGGCAAAGCTTGGCAGATGCGACAAACTAGCATCCAACGCTATGAAACTTTGATTCCTGAACTAGAAGCTTTAACAGGTCGCAAAATCCCTTTTAATCGCCAGGGAATTCTCATGCTTTTATCTGATCTTCCCTTGAATACGGGGGTTGGGGGAATCTCAGCATGGGAAAAACTAGTAGAAATTCGCCACTCTCAAGGCTGGCATTTAGAAATTTGGGACATTGCTAAAATCCAGAATATGTGTCCTCAAGTTGATGTCTACGACGGGCTGCGTCTACACGAAAAAATTACTAGCGCTGTCTATTCTCCTCAAGACCGTCAACTTGATCCAACTGCCCTCACATTAGCTTTAGTTGAGGCTGCCCAGCAAAATGGTGTAACTTTCAAATTTGGTGTGACTGTTTTGGATGCCCAAACCTCACCACCTGAGTCTTCCCCCCAATTTTGCGTTCAACTTGAGACTACAGAAGGAAAAATAGCCGCTGATTGGTTTGTAGTCGCAGCAGGGCTAGGTTCAACACCATTGACAGCAAAATTAAATCAGATAATTGATATCCGTCCTGTGCTTGGGCAAGCATTGCAACTACGTGTAGGGCATCCATTAGGCAATCCTGACTTCCAGCCAGCGATTACAGGTAACGATGTCCATATTATTCCTGTGGGCGGTGGAGATTATTGGGTGGGTGCAACAGTGGAATTTCCCAGCAATGAAAATGAGATACCACCAAATCAAGAACTGCTGGAATCTGCTAGAGAACAAGCGATCGCATTTTGCCCAGAGTTAGCCACAGCAACTATTATCCGCACTTGGTCGGGGTTACGTCCCCGTCCTGAAGGACGCCCAGCCCCAGTTATTGGTAAGTTGTCAGGGTTTAGTAATGTCCTCCTAGCTACCGGACACTACCGCAACGGCGTTTTACTTGCACCCGCCACAGCTTATGCAATTCGTGAGATGATTATTCCTCAGGGAGTGGGTAATGGGGATGAGGGAGCAGGGGGATGA
- a CDS encoding prephenate/arogenate dehydrogenase encodes MNIGILGLGLIGGSLGFDLRSQGHHILGVSRREATCQKAVALGSVDQASVDLSLLAAAEVVFICTPLALIVPQLEQLSAHLSTATVVTDVGSAKAQIVKAISPLWNNFIGGHPMAGKTDSGIEAAQRYLFVDKPYVLTPITTTPTTAITVVEDIVRSLGANIHYCQPEQHDRAVSWISHLPVMVSSSLIAACLSETDPDVLQLAQKFASSGFRDTSRVGGGNPELGVMMARYNRQALLRSLQQYRHNLDELTNLIEQENWAVLEQKLKSTGKARPNFVE; translated from the coding sequence ATGAATATTGGGATTTTAGGACTGGGACTGATAGGCGGATCTTTGGGTTTTGATTTACGATCGCAAGGACATCATATCTTAGGAGTTAGTCGCCGTGAGGCCACGTGTCAAAAGGCAGTTGCCCTCGGCAGTGTTGATCAAGCATCAGTTGATCTGAGCCTGTTAGCAGCCGCAGAGGTTGTATTTATTTGTACACCCTTAGCGCTTATTGTGCCCCAATTAGAACAGTTGAGCGCTCATTTGTCTACCGCTACCGTCGTGACTGATGTGGGTTCGGCGAAAGCACAGATAGTCAAGGCGATTTCTCCCCTTTGGAATAATTTTATCGGCGGTCATCCAATGGCGGGAAAAACAGACAGTGGAATAGAAGCTGCACAGAGGTATTTATTTGTTGATAAACCTTATGTACTAACACCGATAACTACAACACCAACCACTGCAATTACGGTGGTGGAAGATATTGTGCGATCGCTTGGAGCGAATATCCACTATTGTCAACCAGAGCAACATGACCGCGCTGTTAGTTGGATTTCCCATTTACCTGTAATGGTCAGTTCCTCGTTGATTGCTGCTTGTTTGAGTGAAACTGACCCTGATGTTTTGCAATTAGCCCAAAAGTTTGCTAGTTCAGGTTTTCGGGATACCAGTCGTGTGGGTGGTGGGAATCCCGAGTTGGGTGTAATGATGGCGCGGTATAATCGTCAAGCATTGCTGCGATCGCTGCAACAATATCGTCACAATCTCGATGAGTTGACTAACTTAATTGAGCAAGAAAATTGGGCCGTTTTAGAGCAAAAGTTGAAATCAACGGGGAAGGCACGACCTAATTTTGTTGAATAG
- a CDS encoding DUF1517 domain-containing protein: MRDTFNKMIGRTRYVVFRLFLHLGGGEVAPILGVLNSAGRDAIDVDGDLEVLGEGLVEISQTLLQYDEYWLSAANEGDVFWDEGEAGDYVNELFTDSAERYLSEPDYSPNSGLNEPLSIPVTRNVIVMITVAYEGEVPELETDLSNIQALKEGLKALINLHYKHRLKAIQVHFSPAQLGDELTSDQLLQYYPELIPL, encoded by the coding sequence ATGCGCGATACCTTTAATAAAATGATCGGTCGAACTCGCTATGTAGTCTTTCGCCTATTTCTACACTTAGGGGGAGGTGAGGTAGCACCAATTTTGGGAGTATTAAATAGTGCTGGACGAGATGCGATCGATGTTGATGGTGACTTAGAAGTTTTGGGAGAAGGATTGGTAGAAATTAGCCAAACCCTGCTGCAATACGATGAATATTGGCTTTCTGCTGCCAACGAAGGTGACGTATTTTGGGATGAAGGCGAGGCAGGAGATTACGTGAATGAATTATTTACTGACTCTGCCGAAAGATATCTCAGTGAACCAGATTACAGTCCTAACTCTGGATTGAATGAACCTTTATCTATACCTGTAACGCGCAACGTCATTGTAATGATTACAGTAGCTTATGAAGGAGAAGTACCAGAATTAGAAACTGATCTTTCTAACATTCAGGCACTCAAGGAAGGATTGAAAGCATTGATAAATTTGCATTATAAACATAGATTGAAGGCAATCCAAGTGCATTTCTCGCCAGCACAGTTAGGTGATGAACTCACTAGTGATCAACTGTTGCAATATTACCCAGAATTGATTCCTTTGTAA
- a CDS encoding NAD-binding protein: MKPRIIVCGLGLTGYKTFRLLRQQGAFVVGIHHQSIPGETATDVIVGDLQAASTLTAAGIQQADTLVITGSKDALNLSIMMQARVLNPQIRIINRFYNTNLGERLDQSLPDHLSMSVVGLVAPVFTFAALGSQAIGQIKLFQQTWPIHEEYIDENHFWKGRKLSEFWEDRSRMLIYYLPVKGEMDLVSAVISGQEIQVGDRLIVGTQPRIRSPRRSLIKKLLKVLTNIRLFQQHGRSVVLGAIALLAVIAIATFTYMSAELSLSPVDALYFSVGMITGAGGNDKVVENAPNSIKLFTVVMMLVGAVVIGIWYAMLTDFVLGSRFKQFWDAARIPQRYHYIVCGLSGIGVRIVQQLHASGYEVVVVEPDSNNKYINTARELGIPVIQGDASFRTILKASNIESAAAVLAVTNNDATNLEIALKAKGLTPNIPVIVHYADPDFAGIAQQLFGFEAVLSPAELAAPAFAAAALGGRILGNGITADSLWVAFATVITPSHVFCGQWVKDVAMSTDCVPLYLEKNHQIHHGWDLLENCLSVGDVLYMTMPATRLYQLWRDERVCESHT; the protein is encoded by the coding sequence ATGAAACCTCGAATTATTGTTTGTGGCTTAGGACTTACCGGATATAAAACCTTTCGGTTGCTGAGACAGCAGGGAGCCTTCGTTGTTGGTATTCATCACCAATCTATCCCTGGCGAAACAGCAACAGATGTAATTGTTGGCGATTTACAAGCAGCTTCTACCCTAACAGCAGCCGGAATTCAACAGGCAGACACTTTAGTAATCACTGGATCTAAAGATGCTCTGAATTTGTCTATTATGATGCAAGCGCGGGTGCTGAATCCCCAAATTCGGATTATCAACCGTTTTTATAATACAAATTTGGGAGAGCGCCTAGATCAAAGTTTGCCAGACCACTTGAGTATGAGTGTTGTGGGATTAGTAGCACCCGTATTCACGTTTGCAGCACTGGGAAGCCAAGCGATCGGACAAATCAAATTATTTCAGCAAACTTGGCCAATTCACGAAGAATACATTGATGAAAACCACTTCTGGAAGGGTCGAAAGCTGAGTGAATTCTGGGAAGACCGATCGCGGATGCTGATTTATTACTTGCCAGTAAAAGGTGAGATGGATTTGGTGTCAGCTGTAATATCTGGACAAGAGATACAAGTAGGCGATCGCTTAATTGTTGGCACCCAACCCCGTATCCGTTCTCCTCGGAGATCATTGATTAAAAAACTGCTGAAAGTCCTGACTAATATTAGGCTGTTTCAGCAACATGGGCGATCGGTAGTGCTGGGTGCTATTGCACTATTGGCGGTTATTGCGATTGCTACATTCACCTATATGTCGGCTGAGTTGAGTTTGTCTCCTGTCGATGCTCTATATTTTTCTGTAGGCATGATTACGGGAGCGGGTGGTAATGACAAAGTAGTAGAAAATGCTCCTAACAGTATTAAGCTATTTACCGTTGTGATGATGCTGGTTGGGGCAGTGGTGATTGGTATTTGGTATGCAATGCTCACCGATTTTGTCTTGGGAAGCCGCTTTAAGCAATTTTGGGATGCAGCCCGAATTCCCCAGCGATATCACTACATTGTCTGTGGCTTGAGTGGTATTGGGGTGAGAATTGTCCAGCAACTCCACGCCAGCGGATATGAAGTTGTAGTAGTTGAACCCGACTCCAACAACAAATATATCAACACCGCCCGTGAACTCGGTATCCCCGTCATTCAAGGTGATGCCAGCTTTCGCACAATACTCAAAGCCAGCAATATAGAGTCTGCCGCCGCAGTGCTTGCTGTTACTAACAATGATGCTACCAATCTGGAAATTGCCCTCAAAGCCAAAGGCTTGACACCCAACATTCCAGTGATTGTTCATTATGCCGATCCCGATTTTGCCGGCATAGCACAACAGCTATTTGGCTTCGAGGCTGTACTGAGTCCAGCTGAACTAGCGGCCCCAGCTTTTGCCGCTGCTGCACTAGGGGGACGCATCCTCGGTAATGGCATCACAGCCGATAGTCTTTGGGTGGCTTTTGCAACTGTGATTACACCTTCACACGTCTTTTGTGGTCAGTGGGTGAAAGATGTAGCCATGTCTACTGATTGTGTACCTTTATACTTAGAAAAAAATCACCAAATCCATCATGGCTGGGATTTATTAGAAAATTGCCTCAGTGTTGGCGATGTTTTATATATGACGATGCCAGCAACGCGGCTATATCAATTGTGGCGGGACGAGCGAGTTTGCGAATCACACACTTAA
- the hemJ gene encoding protoporphyrinogen oxidase HemJ: MAYSWFKAFHIVGFVVWFAGLFYLVRLFIYHVEANQEPEPARTILKNQYQIMEKRLYSIITNPGMFVTIAMAIGLLSTEPDVLKEGWLHIKLLFVAILIGYHHYCARLMKKLAIDECGWNSQQLRALNEAPTVMLVAIVLLAVFKNNLPTDIAAWAIFAMIILMAVTIQLYAKKRRQDKEKLTAEIGQPQEQS; this comes from the coding sequence ATGGCTTATTCATGGTTTAAAGCCTTTCATATTGTCGGATTTGTAGTCTGGTTCGCTGGTTTGTTCTACCTAGTACGTCTTTTTATCTATCACGTTGAAGCTAATCAAGAACCTGAACCAGCACGAACGATACTGAAAAATCAGTATCAAATTATGGAAAAGCGCCTCTACTCTATTATCACTAACCCAGGAATGTTCGTGACGATCGCAATGGCTATCGGTTTATTAAGCACTGAACCGGACGTTTTAAAAGAGGGTTGGTTGCATATCAAACTGCTGTTTGTTGCCATTTTAATCGGTTATCATCATTACTGCGCTCGGCTGATGAAGAAGTTAGCAATAGATGAATGTGGCTGGAATAGTCAGCAATTACGTGCTTTAAATGAAGCACCTACAGTTATGTTAGTAGCGATCGTCCTGCTGGCTGTATTTAAGAACAATCTACCTACAGATATCGCTGCCTGGGCTATTTTTGCCATGATTATTTTGATGGCAGTCACTATTCAGCTTTACGCCAAAAAACGCAGGCAGGATAAAGAGAAGCTGACGGCAGAAATAGGGCAACCACAAGAACAAAGTTAG
- a CDS encoding RNA-guided endonuclease InsQ/TnpB family protein, producing MLYGCQQILLNPDNDLRAILEFLCGEATKLRNCGTYYARQLYFKTGKIPSKFDLNNELASNIHFAAMYSQAAQQCLMSVAESFKSFVGLLKGIKNGTVTQKPKLPGYRDGGLSLVTYPAQAIKLKQEGLRFPLGSKVKTWFGLGEFYLPLPSNLEYKQIREYRILPRNGEFYLELVYKLPTIQADVDFGKCLGIDPGLNNWLTCVSNVGTSLIVDGLHLKSLNQWYNKRVSVLKQNQPQGFWSKQLALITEKRNRRVRDAVNKAARLILNHCLNNNIGTIVFGWNEGQCQNINLGSKTNQKFVQIPTARLKDRISQLCQQYGLKFEETEESYTSKASFLDCDLLPKFGEKPKGWEESGDRVNRGLYRSGDGTKINADANAAANILRKVAVKLGLDLSRISSGDLIAPLRIRFWIS from the coding sequence ATGTTATATGGTTGCCAGCAAATACTATTAAATCCTGACAATGATCTAAGAGCAATTTTAGAGTTCTTATGTGGTGAAGCCACAAAACTTCGCAATTGCGGAACTTATTACGCACGTCAACTTTACTTTAAGACAGGTAAAATCCCTAGCAAATTTGATTTAAATAATGAACTAGCTAGCAACATTCATTTTGCGGCAATGTACTCTCAAGCCGCCCAACAATGTTTGATGAGTGTAGCGGAGTCATTCAAATCATTTGTGGGACTGCTTAAGGGGATAAAAAATGGGACTGTAACCCAAAAACCAAAGCTTCCGGGATATCGAGATGGCGGGTTAAGCTTGGTCACATATCCGGCTCAAGCGATAAAACTCAAACAAGAAGGTTTGCGGTTTCCATTGGGCAGTAAGGTGAAAACATGGTTTGGTCTGGGAGAATTTTACTTACCTCTGCCTTCAAACCTTGAATACAAACAAATTAGGGAGTATCGTATTCTGCCTAGAAACGGCGAATTCTATCTTGAACTTGTCTACAAACTTCCGACTATCCAGGCTGATGTGGATTTCGGTAAATGTCTTGGTATAGACCCAGGACTCAATAATTGGTTAACCTGTGTCAGCAATGTTGGCACATCTTTGATAGTGGATGGATTACACCTCAAAAGTTTGAACCAATGGTATAACAAACGGGTATCTGTTCTCAAGCAAAACCAACCTCAAGGTTTTTGGTCTAAACAATTGGCTCTCATCACCGAGAAGAGGAACAGACGAGTTAGGGATGCCGTCAATAAAGCTGCTCGACTGATTTTAAATCACTGTCTCAATAACAACATAGGAACAATCGTTTTTGGATGGAATGAAGGTCAATGCCAAAATATCAATCTAGGCAGTAAGACTAATCAAAAGTTTGTGCAAATTCCTACCGCTAGATTGAAAGATAGAATCTCTCAACTGTGCCAACAGTATGGATTAAAGTTTGAGGAAACTGAAGAAAGTTACACGAGTAAAGCGAGTTTTTTAGACTGTGACTTGCTACCTAAATTTGGCGAAAAACCTAAAGGGTGGGAAGAGTCTGGTGATCGTGTTAACCGAGGTCTATATCGTTCTGGGGATGGTACTAAAATCAATGCTGATGCCAATGCCGCAGCAAATATTTTAAGAAAAGTAGCGGTGAAGCTTGGGCTAGACCTGAGTAGAATCAGTAGCGGCGACTTGATAGCGCCCTTGAGAATCCGTTTCTGGATTTCTTAA
- the tnpA gene encoding IS200/IS605 family transposase: MSRNSLRKGAHVVFDIHLHMVFVTKFRRLVFTEAMLADMEPVFVRVLNTNQCILEEFNGEPDHVHLLINLHPDNNISDLMASLKSASSRILRQQYKSEIGKFYWGEKVKLWHDSKCVVSSGGAPLEIVKAYIKGQSGGKE, translated from the coding sequence GTGAGTAGAAATAGTCTAAGAAAAGGAGCGCACGTAGTTTTTGACATTCATTTACACATGGTTTTTGTAACCAAGTTTCGTAGATTAGTTTTTACAGAAGCGATGCTTGCAGATATGGAGCCTGTTTTTGTGCGGGTATTGAACACTAATCAGTGCATTCTTGAGGAATTTAATGGAGAACCCGATCATGTACATCTGCTTATCAATCTACATCCAGATAACAATATTTCTGATTTAATGGCATCCCTTAAGTCTGCTTCTAGCAGGATTTTAAGACAACAATACAAGTCAGAAATAGGTAAGTTTTACTGGGGCGAAAAAGTTAAACTATGGCACGATTCTAAATGCGTAGTTTCATCTGGTGGAGCGCCATTGGAAATAGTTAAGGCTTATATTAAAGGGCAGTCAGGCGGTAAAGAATGA